One genomic window of Cricetulus griseus strain 17A/GY chromosome 3, alternate assembly CriGri-PICRH-1.0, whole genome shotgun sequence includes the following:
- the LOC100758720 gene encoding olfactory receptor 10V1, whose amino-acid sequence MEEGNQTGMVLFHFRPFSRLPEVQMLIFVVFLIMYLVSIGGNMSIVLTIWINRCLHTPMYFFLANLASLEIFYSSTIAPLTLASVLSTERTVVSLAGCGAQMFFFIFLGSADCILLAIMAYDRFVAICYPLRYTLIMSWHLCVQLALGSLFLGFILAMQLTVLIFRLPFCSSKEISLFYCDVLPVMRLACADTHVHEATLFVVSVIVLTIPFLLITLSYVFIVDAILKIRSAEGRHKAFSTCSSHLTVVLLQYGCGSLIYLCPSSSYSPERGQVVSVVYTFITPVLNPLIYSMRNRELKDALRRVIMKLLLVQTQETF is encoded by the coding sequence TGTGGTCTTTCTCATCATGTACCTGGTCAGCATCGGAGGAAACATGTCCATCGTCCTCACCATCTGGATCAATCGCTGTCTCCACACCCCTATGTACTTCTTCCTGGCAAACCTGGCTAGCCTGGAGATCTTCTATTCTTCTACCATAGCTCCCCTGACTCTGGCCAGCGTCCTGTCCACAGAGAGAACTGTGGTCTCCCTGGCAGGCTGTGGTGCCCAGatgttcttcttcatcttcctgggCAGTGCTGACTGTATTCTGCTGGCAATCATGGCCTATGACCGGTTTGTGGCCATCTGTTACCCTCTGCGCTACACCCTCATCATGAGCTGGCACTTGTGTGTCCAGCTGGCCCTAGGCTCACTGTTTCTGGGTTTCATCTTGGCCATGCAGTTGACTGTGCTCATCTTCCGTCTGCCTTTCTGTAGCAGTAAGGAAATCAGCCTGTTCTACTGTGATGTCCTCCCTGTCATGAGGCTGGCCTGTGCAGACACCCATGTCCACGAGGCCACTCTGTTTGTGGTCAGTGTCATCGTCCTCACcatccctttcctcctcatcaCTCTGTCCTATGTCTTCATCGTGGATGCCATCCTGAAGATCCGCTCAGCTGAGGGGAGGCACAAAGCCTTCTCCACCTGTTCCTCCCACCTGACTGTGGTCCTCCTGCAATATGGATGTGGAAGCCTCATCTACTTGTGTCCCAGCTCTAGTTATTCTCCTGAGCGGGGTCAAGTAGTTTCTGTGGTTTACACATTCATCACCCCTGTGCTGAACCCCTTGATCTATAGCATGAGGAACAGAGAACTTAAAGATGCTTTGAGGAGAGTGATAATGAAATTGCTTTTGGTCCAAACACAAGAAACATTCTAA